A genomic stretch from Anticarsia gemmatalis isolate Benzon Research Colony breed Stoneville strain chromosome 26, ilAntGemm2 primary, whole genome shotgun sequence includes:
- the LOC142984204 gene encoding uncharacterized protein LOC142984204, with protein MSSSSRRKCLRSQTRETIAKVYDFLKKDARDILELVSDPVYSASPILISKLSEHLNSVRKRTAVAVGVSERTITNILAEGKESDSKFKSPHKDRKKRLKKLELDNFNVDVIRSTIQNYHLEYRELPTLLKLKRIFQEKLNYEGSISTLRTALLKLGYKWRKTVDNRRVIIERHDIQKLRFSYLNNLLRYRQENRCIVYTDESYILTNHVQNKGWGNKDGPTLKRNLSKGQRIIIVHAGSEQGFVPNALLTYKANSVSGDYHSNMNAENYEKWLKERLVPNLPPNSVVVLDNASYHNVQNDRAPNSNSKKIEMQRWLTEKNIAFNQDMKKIELYDLIKKNKENHICYKIDDMLQPYGIKVLRLPPYHPELNPIENVWGILKNYIASHNIDQNVTGIMKLINERLNQIDEGMWGNTCRHVQKKEEEYLRHFDMESEFIINLGDSSESENSSFVFSSSDSE; from the exons ATGTCCAGTTCTTCACGGAGAAAGTGTTTAAGGAGTcag actCGAGAAACCATTGCTAAGGTATAcgattttttgaaaaaagatGCGAGAGATATATTGGAACTAGTAAGTGATCCAGTTTACAGTGCAAGTCCAATTTTAATATCGAAACTAAGTGAACATTTAAATAGCGTACGGAAAAGAACAGCAGTGGCAGTGGGGGTATCAGAGAGAACAATAACTAATATATTGGCTGAAGGAAAGGAATCTGACTCTAAATTTAAATCTCCACATAAAGACCGTAAAAAACGTTTAAAGAAGTTAGAATTAGACAACTTTAACGTTGATGTTATACGTTCCACTATTCAAAATTATCATTTAGAATATCGCGAGTTACCTACCTTGCTAAAGttgaaaagaatatttcaagAGAAACTTAATTATGAGGGAAGTATTTCGACTCTGCGTACAGCTTTGTTAAAGTTGGGATACAAATGGCGAAAAACTGTGGATAACAGACGTGTTATTATAGAGCGGCATGACATCCAAAAACTACGATTTTCTTACCTGAACAACTTACTTAGATATCGTCAAGAAAATCGGTGTATCGTATATACAGATGAGAGCTATATCTTAACTAATCATGTGCAAAACAAAGGATGGGGTAATAAAGATGGACCAACTTTAAAGAGAAACCTGTCGAAAGGGCAAAGAATTATCATTGTGCATGCTGGTTCAGAACAAGGTTTTGTACCTAACGCACTATTGACATACAAAGCAAACAGTGTTTCCGGTGATTACCATTCAAACATGAACGCAGAAAACTATGAAAAGTGGCTAAAAGAACGTCTAGTACCGAATCTTCCACCTAACTCTGTGGTTGTGCTTGATAATGCCTCATACCATAATGTTCAAAATGACAGAGCTCCAAATTCTAATTCCAAAAAAATAGAAATGCAGAGATGGctgacagaaaaaaatatagcttttaatcaagatatgaaaaaaattgaactgtatgatttgattaaaaaaaataaagaaaaccatATCTGTTACAAGATTGACGACATGCTGCAGCCATATGGCATAAAAGTTCTTCGACTGCCACCATATCATCCTGAACTTAACCCCATAGAAAATGTGTGgggaattttaaaaaattatattgcttcGCATAATATCGACCAAAATGTGACGGGAATAATGAAACTAATAAATGAACGTTTGAATCAAATTGATGAAGGGATGTGGGGTAATACTTGTCGACATGtacaaaagaaagaagaagaataccTTAGACATTTTGACATGGAGTCAGAATTCATAATTAACTTAGGTGACAGCAGCGAATCCGAAAATTCATCATTCGTTTTTTCAAGTAGCGATTcagaataa